One Sediminispirochaeta bajacaliforniensis DSM 16054 genomic window, ATCGGAACGGTAACAGCCTTCATTCTGGAGACTGCAAAATAAGCGAGCCCCCAATTCGGCATATTTGCCGAAACGATGGCGACTCGATCACCGGGCCTAATGCCAAGCTCTCTCAGTGCCGCCGCCAATTGCAAACTTTTTTCGTCAAGTTCACGGTAGGTAATCGTCCCCCCCTTGATAAAGGAAAGGGCCGGACGTGTATCGTATCGTCGTGCAGATTGTTTAATGAATTCCCGAAGCGTGAGTGTATCGAATGTCATAGGTTTCGTTCCTCCCAATTCTCCGCGGCGGCGGGCACAAAACGTTCACCTTTTTTTAGAATTCGGTAACGCCCCTTCCACTCGAGACTCTCTTTCACATGATGCGCAAGGAGTTCCGGATTATTGCTGTTCCCGGAAAGATGGCAGAAATAGACCGATGAAAGCATAGACTCGGGAGAAAGGTTATTCAGAAACTGAACGGCAGCACTATTCGATAAATGTCCTTTATCTGATGCAATACGTTTTTTAAGGAACCGTGGATAAGAACAACTTTCAAGCAATGTCTCATCGTAGTTTGCTTCAAGAAACAACACATCCGAAGATTCTGCATATCTTGTCATGACTTCCGAGGTAAGCCCCGTATCGGTCAGAATCGTAAACGTTGTTCCGGCAAGGGTAAAATGGTAGCCCATCGAATGCGGGGCATCGTGACTGGTTGGAAAGGCTTCGAAGCGTAAGGCTCCGGTTTTATATTCCCGACCGGTCCTGATATCGAGCTTCTGTTCAATATCCCCCTTAATATAGCGGCCGAGATCAAGTTCACCATGAGCTACCACCGGCAGATGATAACGACGGGACAGTGGTGCTACTCCCCTAAGATGGTCATCATGAATATGGGTAAGAAATATAAATTTTAATTGCGATAGATCGAACCCCGAAGATTCCGCACGCCTGGTCAACTCCTTAAGAGAAAAACCGTTATCGAACAGAAAAGCTTCTCCATCATGCTCGAACAGATAGGCGTTCGCATTCGATCCGCTCCCGAGAATCGAATAACGCATCGCTACCCCTTTTCCCGACGGACAAACTCACTCCATACATTGGGAGCATCCCCGCAGACAGCACTACCGGCGGCACGCACTACCGGCGTCTTTAAAAGCTCGGGATGCTCAAGGATCTCTTCAAGGGGATCATACTCCCTCCACTGATACCCCGCCTTGCGGTAAAAATCACCGTCACTATCGATAAGTTCCTCGGGAGGAACCGATTTAGCTATATTCGAGAGTTCTCCGGGAGAAAGCCTGTGCGTTTTCAGATCAAAATCCTGGAAGCCGATACCACGCTCACTAAAAAAACGTTTAGCCTTTTTTGTGGCACGACATTTCTTACTGCCGATTATCTGAATCATGATCGCTAAACTTTATACTTCGAAAGAAGAATTTGCAAGGGAAGAGTGCAAAAAGGCGATAGCGAACATTTGACCAATAGCCGGGAACGTGGTACACAATATTCATATGAAAAGAACACATCGAATCACCACCATTCTTTCTATGTCACCTGGAGAGCGTTTAACGGTATATGGATGGGTCAGAACCAAAAGGGACTCGAAAAATGTCTGTTTTCTCGAGCTGTCCGACGGTTCCTCCTTTCGAAATCTTCAGGTTATCATCGATAAGGCAGAGGAAGGTAAAAGTTCGGTCATCGATAGCATCACGACAGGTGCAAGTGTGGAAGTTACCGGTACCCTCGCAGCCTCCCCGGGGAAGAATCAGAGTATCGAGCTTCAGGCCGACACGCTGAAGCTCATCGGAGAAGCCCCTGTTGACACTTATCCGCTTCAGAAAAAACGTCATTCATTTGAATTTCTGCGGGAGATCGCCCACCTCAGACCGCGAACGAACACCTTTGGGGCCGTCACACGGGTGAGAAACCAGTTATCCTGGGCCGTTCATCGTTTTTTTCAGGAGCGGGGTTTTATCTATGTTCACACCCCGCTTATTTCCACCAGCGACTGCGAAGGCGCGGGTGAGATGTTTCAGGTTACAACCCTTCCCTTGGAGAATGTTCCGCTGAAGGAAGGCCAGATCGATTATTCTCAGGATTTTTTCGGCAAGAGAGCCAGCCTTACGGTAAGCGGACAGCTTGAGGCCGAAATCTATGCCTCCGCCTTTTCGGACGTCTACACCTTCGGCCCCACTTTCCGTGCGGAAAACTCCAATACGACTCGTCATCTTGCGGAATTTTGGATGATCGAACCTGAAATGGCTTTCTGCGATCTTGTGGGTAATATGGAGCTTGCCGAGGCCTTTCTGAAAAATATTCTATCATCGGTCCTTGAACATTGCAGCGAGGACATGAAATTCTTTAATCAATGGGTCGAAAAGGGTATTATTGACAGCCTTGAAAAGGTCATTGATACGCCCTTTACCCATATGAGCTATACCGAGGCTGTTCAGGCCCTCAAAACAGGCAAAACGAACTTCGAATTTCCCGTTGAATGGGGATCCGA contains:
- a CDS encoding MBL fold metallo-hydrolase, translating into MRYSILGSGSNANAYLFEHDGEAFLFDNGFSLKELTRRAESSGFDLSQLKFIFLTHIHDDHLRGVAPLSRRYHLPVVAHGELDLGRYIKGDIEQKLDIRTGREYKTGALRFEAFPTSHDAPHSMGYHFTLAGTTFTILTDTGLTSEVMTRYAESSDVLFLEANYDETLLESCSYPRFLKKRIASDKGHLSNSAAVQFLNNLSPESMLSSVYFCHLSGNSNNPELLAHHVKESLEWKGRYRILKKGERFVPAAAENWEERNL
- a CDS encoding arsenate reductase family protein yields the protein MIQIIGSKKCRATKKAKRFFSERGIGFQDFDLKTHRLSPGELSNIAKSVPPEELIDSDGDFYRKAGYQWREYDPLEEILEHPELLKTPVVRAAGSAVCGDAPNVWSEFVRREKG
- the asnS gene encoding asparagine--tRNA ligase, producing the protein MKRTHRITTILSMSPGERLTVYGWVRTKRDSKNVCFLELSDGSSFRNLQVIIDKAEEGKSSVIDSITTGASVEVTGTLAASPGKNQSIELQADTLKLIGEAPVDTYPLQKKRHSFEFLREIAHLRPRTNTFGAVTRVRNQLSWAVHRFFQERGFIYVHTPLISTSDCEGAGEMFQVTTLPLENVPLKEGQIDYSQDFFGKRASLTVSGQLEAEIYASAFSDVYTFGPTFRAENSNTTRHLAEFWMIEPEMAFCDLVGNMELAEAFLKNILSSVLEHCSEDMKFFNQWVEKGIIDSLEKVIDTPFTHMSYTEAVQALKTGKTNFEFPVEWGSDLQSEHERFLTETVCKGPVIVTDYPKEIKAFYMKLNDDGKSVAAMDVLVPRLGEIIGGSERESRLSVLEQRIHDTGLNPEEYWWYLDLRRFGTVPHSGFGLGFERLIQYVTGMQNIRDVIPFPRTVGNAAF